One Scytonema millei VB511283 genomic window carries:
- the petN gene encoding cytochrome b6-f complex subunit PetN, producing the protein MDAILTLGWVGLLVTFTWSIAMVVWGRNGL; encoded by the coding sequence ATGGACGCTATTTTGACACTGGGTTGGGTTGGATTGCTGGTAACTTTTACTTGGTCTATTGCTATGGTCGTTTGGGGTCGTAACGGACTGTAA